One Fusobacterium simiae DNA segment encodes these proteins:
- the grpE gene encoding nucleotide exchange factor GrpE, with product MQDKDIKEEVLKEEVNKKVSEETKNEEVKDEIKEEKHEHSEYEHTCCGKHGHNHKEEIEKLKAEVEEWKNEFLRKQAEFQNFTKRKEKEVEELKKFSSEKIITQFLGSLDNLERAIESSVESKDFDSLLKGIEMIVKSLKDIMSAEGVEEIKAEGVFDPIYHHAVGVEANDNFKEDEIVKVLQKGYMMKGKVIRPAMVIVCKK from the coding sequence ATGCAAGATAAAGATATTAAAGAGGAAGTTCTAAAGGAGGAAGTAAATAAAAAAGTTTCTGAGGAAACAAAAAATGAAGAGGTAAAGGATGAAATAAAAGAGGAAAAACATGAACATAGTGAATATGAACATACTTGTTGTGGTAAACATGGTCATAATCATAAAGAAGAAATAGAAAAACTTAAAGCTGAAGTAGAAGAGTGGAAAAATGAATTTTTAAGAAAACAAGCTGAATTTCAAAATTTTACTAAAAGAAAAGAAAAAGAAGTTGAGGAGCTTAAAAAATTCTCTTCTGAAAAAATTATTACCCAATTTTTAGGAAGTTTAGATAATCTTGAAAGAGCTATTGAATCATCAGTAGAAAGTAAGGATTTTGATTCTTTATTAAAAGGTATAGAAATGATAGTAAAAAGTTTAAAAGATATTATGTCAGCTGAAGGTGTAGAAGAAATAAAAGCAGAAGGTGTTTTTGATCCAATATATCATCATGCTGTTGGTGTTGAAGCAAATGATAATTTTAAAGAAGATGAAATTGTAAAAGTATTACAAAAAGGTTATATGATGAAAGGTAAAGTTATTAGACCAGCAATGGTTATAGTATGTAAGAAATAA
- the hrcA gene encoding heat-inducible transcriptional repressor HrcA: MSISEREKLVLNAIVDYYLTVGDTIGSRTLVKKYGIELSSATIRNVMADLEDMGFIEKTHTSSGRIPTDMGYKYYLTELLKVEKVTQEEIENISNVYNRRVDELENILKKTSTLLSKLTNYAGIAVEPKTDNKKVDRVELVYIDEYLVMAVIIMDDRRVKTRNIHLPYPISKKEVEKKVDELNAKIKNNEIAINDIEKFFAESTDIVYEYDDEDELSKYFINNLPSMLKNENITEVANVIEFFNERKDIRELFEKLIEQKAKENSNSNVNVILGDELGIKELEDFSFVYSIYNIGGAQGIIGVMGPKRMAYSKTMGLINHVSREVNKVINSMEKEKNKKV, from the coding sequence ATGAGTATTTCTGAAAGAGAAAAACTTGTTCTCAATGCAATAGTAGATTATTATCTTACAGTTGGGGACACAATAGGTTCCAGAACATTGGTAAAAAAATACGGAATTGAACTCTCATCTGCTACAATAAGGAATGTTATGGCTGATTTGGAAGATATGGGATTTATTGAAAAAACTCATACTTCATCAGGGCGTATTCCAACAGATATGGGATACAAGTATTATTTAACAGAGCTCCTAAAAGTAGAAAAGGTTACACAGGAAGAGATAGAAAATATTAGTAATGTGTATAACCGTAGAGTTGATGAATTAGAAAATATTTTGAAAAAAACCTCTACTCTACTTTCAAAGTTAACTAATTATGCAGGTATAGCTGTTGAGCCAAAGACTGACAATAAGAAAGTTGACAGGGTGGAGCTCGTTTATATAGATGAGTATTTAGTTATGGCAGTTATCATTATGGATGACAGAAGGGTTAAGACTAGAAATATCCATTTACCTTATCCAATTTCTAAAAAAGAAGTTGAAAAAAAAGTTGATGAATTAAATGCTAAGATTAAAAATAATGAAATTGCTATAAATGATATAGAAAAGTTTTTTGCAGAAAGTACAGATATTGTTTATGAGTATGATGATGAAGATGAACTTAGTAAATACTTTATAAATAATCTTCCAAGTATGTTAAAAAATGAAAATATTACAGAGGTTGCAAATGTAATTGAGTTTTTCAATGAAAGAAAGGATATAAGAGAATTGTTTGAAAAACTTATAGAGCAGAAAGCAAAAGAAAATTCAAATTCTAATGTAAATGTAATACTCGGTGATGAATTAGGTATAAAAGAACTTGAAGATTTTAGTTTTGTCTATTCTATATATAATATAGGTGGAGCTCAAGGAATAATTGGAGTTATGGGACCTAAAAGAATGGCATATTCTAAGACTATGGGACTTATAAATCATGTAAGTAGAGAAGTTAATAAAGTTATAAATTCGATGGAAAAAGAAAAAAATAAAAAGGTTTAG
- a CDS encoding cupin domain-containing protein has protein sequence MLIDFNKIKEIVISKMNNGTGDMIAKMYNNDDYRIIFTRIQPKSSIGKHTQTSGDDINYIISGRGKAICDGVEEILVPETCHICFKGSEHSIINTSDEDLIMLTIVVQR, from the coding sequence ATGTTAATAGATTTCAATAAGATTAAAGAAATAGTTATTTCAAAAATGAATAATGGAACTGGGGATATGATAGCAAAGATGTATAATAATGATGATTATCGTATTATTTTTACAAGAATTCAACCTAAAAGCTCAATAGGCAAACATACTCAAACTTCTGGAGATGATATAAATTATATTATTAGTGGAAGAGGAAAAGCTATTTGTGATGGAGTTGAAGAAATACTTGTACCAGAAACTTGCCATATTTGTTTTAAAGGTTCAGAACATAGTATTATAAACACAAGTGATGAAGATTTAATAATGTTGACAATTGTTGTACAAAGATAA
- the rny gene encoding ribonuclease Y — MDDLLIFLGFGLLALALIFTIFFKKIVIDRQIEKLNDLEDEVEKAKLKAREIVEEAEKDATSKAKEIELKAKEKAYQIKEEVEKEARNSKNEIAQKEARIIKKEEILDGKIEKIEIKSLELEKINDELEEKRKEIDNLKVKQEEELSRVSELTKADAREILLRKVREELTHDMAITIREFENKLDEEKEKISQKVLSTAIGKAAADYVADVTVSVINLPNDEMKGRIIGREGRNIRTIEALTGVDVIIDDTPEAVVLSCFDGVKREIARLTIEKLITDGRIHPGKIEEIVNKCKKDIEKEIIAAGEEALIELAIPSMHPEIIKTLGRLKYRTSYGQNVLTHSIEVAKIASTMAAEIGANAELAKRGGLLHDIGKVLVNEIETSHAIVGGEFVRKFGEKQDVVNAVMAHHNEVEFETIEAILVQAADAVSASRPGARRETLTAYIKRLENLEEIANSFEGVESSYAIQAGRELRIVINPDKVSDDEATLMSREVAKKIEDTMQYPGQIKVTILRETRAVEYAK, encoded by the coding sequence ATGGATGATTTATTAATATTTTTAGGATTTGGTTTGCTGGCATTAGCCCTAATCTTTACAATCTTCTTCAAAAAAATTGTAATTGACAGACAGATAGAAAAGCTAAATGATTTAGAAGATGAAGTTGAAAAAGCTAAATTAAAAGCTAGAGAAATTGTAGAAGAAGCTGAAAAAGATGCTACTTCCAAAGCTAAGGAAATAGAATTGAAGGCTAAAGAAAAAGCATACCAAATAAAAGAAGAGGTTGAAAAAGAAGCTAGAAATTCAAAAAATGAAATAGCTCAAAAAGAAGCTAGGATTATTAAAAAAGAAGAAATTTTAGATGGAAAAATTGAAAAAATTGAGATTAAAAGTTTAGAATTAGAAAAAATTAATGATGAACTTGAAGAAAAAAGAAAAGAAATTGATAATTTAAAAGTAAAACAGGAAGAAGAACTTTCAAGAGTTAGTGAACTTACAAAAGCAGATGCAAGAGAAATTTTATTGCGTAAAGTAAGGGAAGAGCTTACTCATGACATGGCAATCACTATAAGGGAATTTGAAAATAAACTTGATGAAGAAAAAGAAAAAATTAGTCAAAAAGTTCTTTCAACTGCCATTGGAAAGGCTGCTGCTGATTATGTAGCTGATGTAACAGTGTCAGTTATTAACTTACCTAATGATGAAATGAAAGGAAGAATAATTGGTAGAGAAGGTAGAAATATAAGAACTATTGAGGCTTTAACAGGTGTAGATGTAATTATAGATGATACTCCAGAAGCTGTTGTGCTTTCTTGTTTTGATGGTGTAAAAAGAGAAATTGCAAGACTTACAATAGAAAAATTGATTACTGATGGTAGAATACATCCAGGTAAAATAGAAGAAATTGTAAATAAATGCAAGAAAGATATTGAAAAAGAAATAATTGCTGCTGGTGAAGAAGCTCTTATTGAACTTGCTATACCTTCAATGCATCCAGAAATTATTAAGACTTTAGGAAGATTAAAATACAGAACAAGCTATGGACAAAATGTATTGACTCACTCAATAGAAGTTGCAAAAATTGCTTCTACTATGGCTGCTGAAATTGGGGCTAATGCTGAGCTTGCGAAAAGAGGAGGTTTACTTCATGATATAGGTAAAGTTCTTGTTAATGAAATTGAGACTTCCCATGCTATTGTTGGTGGGGAATTTGTAAGAAAATTTGGTGAAAAACAAGATGTTGTAAATGCTGTAATGGCTCACCATAATGAAGTTGAATTTGAAACTATTGAAGCTATACTTGTTCAAGCTGCTGATGCTGTATCTGCTTCAAGACCTGGTGCTAGAAGAGAAACTTTAACAGCTTATATTAAGAGATTGGAAAATCTTGAAGAAATAGCAAATTCATTTGAAGGTGTAGAATCTTCTTATGCTATTCAAGCAGGCAGAGAATTAAGAATAGTTATTAATCCAGATAAAGTTAGTGATGATGAAGCAACATTGATGTCAAGAGAAGTTGCTAAAAAGATTGAAGATACTATGCAGTATCCTGGACAAATAAAAGTTACTATTTTGAGAGAAACAAGAGCAGTAGAATATGCAAAATAA
- a CDS encoding STAS domain-containing protein — protein sequence MENNFEILERVKDDVQIIEINGELDAFVAPKLKETFNRLIEKDINKYIVDFKGLIHINSLAMGILRGKLQTVREMGGDIKIVNLNKHIQTIFETIGLDEIFEIYKNEEEALKHFK from the coding sequence ATGGAAAACAATTTTGAAATTTTGGAAAGAGTTAAAGATGATGTGCAAATTATAGAAATAAATGGAGAATTGGATGCGTTTGTTGCCCCTAAATTAAAAGAAACTTTTAATAGACTTATTGAAAAAGATATAAATAAGTATATTGTTGATTTTAAAGGATTAATCCATATAAACAGTCTAGCTATGGGAATTTTAAGAGGAAAATTACAAACAGTTAGAGAAATGGGTGGAGATATTAAGATAGTGAATCTTAATAAGCATATCCAAACTATTTTTGAAACTATAGGACTAGACGAAATATTTGAAATTTATAAAAATGAGGAAGAAGCATTAAAACATTTCAAATAA
- a CDS encoding ATP-binding protein, with protein sequence MENLEKKINRIKIFIPSFLSSLSTVRAMVRVYLREHNICELDEIQILSVVDELATNAVEHAYSYNEGEIEIVLNFYKKTIFLTVEDFGKGYDENLDSKEDGGFGLSIARKLVDVFKIEKKTKGTVFKVEKKIKEAV encoded by the coding sequence ATGGAAAATCTTGAAAAGAAAATAAATAGAATAAAAATATTTATTCCATCTTTTTTAAGTAGCTTATCCACAGTTAGAGCTATGGTCAGAGTTTATCTCAGAGAACATAATATATGTGAGTTAGATGAAATTCAGATACTTTCAGTTGTAGATGAATTGGCTACCAATGCAGTAGAACATGCTTATAGTTATAATGAAGGAGAGATAGAAATAGTGCTAAATTTTTATAAGAAAACTATTTTTTTAACTGTTGAAGATTTTGGTAAGGGTTATGATGAAAATCTAGACAGTAAAGAAGATGGTGGGTTTGGTTTATCAATTGCTAGAAAGTTAGTGGATGTTTTTAAGATTGAAAAGAAGACAAAAGGAACTGTTTTTAAAGTTGAAAAGAAAATTAAGGAGGCAGTATAA
- a CDS encoding putative periplasmic lipoprotein, with product MKKIILLIAMIFLLISCSNNNYIQRGFSQNEKQELILFKDEIKGNLSENNLAYIKENTKDSYRNRYILEKLQNIDFTKLNIFVSEPSYTNEYPSSLLALNMNEDTYYFDLIFAYDNQNKKWLIFDLKERG from the coding sequence ATGAAAAAAATTATATTACTTATTGCAATGATTTTTTTATTAATATCATGCTCTAATAATAACTATATTCAAAGAGGTTTTTCTCAAAATGAAAAACAAGAATTGATTTTATTTAAAGATGAGATTAAAGGTAATTTAAGTGAAAATAATCTTGCTTACATTAAAGAAAACACAAAAGATAGTTATAGAAACAGATATATTTTGGAGAAATTACAAAATATTGACTTTACAAAATTAAATATATTTGTATCTGAGCCATCTTATACAAATGAGTATCCTAGTTCATTATTGGCTCTGAATATGAATGAAGATACTTATTATTTTGATTTAATTTTTGCTTATGACAATCAAAATAAAAAGTGGTTAATTTTTGATTTGAAAGAAAGAGGGTGA
- the miaA gene encoding tRNA (adenosine(37)-N6)-dimethylallyltransferase MiaA has translation MNILNRAIVIAGPTGVGKTKISVDLAKELNAEIISSDSAQVYKGLNIGTAKITNEEMQGIKHHLIDIVEPVSKYSVGNFEKDVNKILNQNPEKNFLLVGGTGLYLNSVTNGLSVLPEADKKTREYLTTLDNQVLLELALKYDREATEEIHPNNRIRLERVVEVFLLTGQKFSELSKKNIKNNNFKFLKIALERDRKNLYDRINKRVDIMFAQGLIEEVENLYKIYGEKLYKLNIIGYNEIIDYINGKISLDEANYRIKLNSRHYAKRQFTWFKTDKEYQWFNLDKILEQKIVKSIHTLFNIKA, from the coding sequence TTGAATATTTTGAATAGAGCTATTGTTATAGCAGGACCTACCGGTGTTGGAAAGACTAAAATTTCAGTAGATTTAGCCAAAGAATTGAATGCAGAGATAATATCTTCTGATTCAGCACAAGTTTATAAGGGCTTAAATATAGGAACTGCTAAGATAACAAATGAAGAAATGCAGGGGATAAAACATCATTTAATAGATATTGTTGAGCCAGTATCAAAATATAGTGTTGGGAATTTTGAAAAAGATGTAAATAAAATATTGAATCAAAATCCTGAAAAGAATTTTTTGTTGGTTGGAGGAACAGGATTATACCTAAATTCTGTAACTAATGGACTATCTGTTTTGCCAGAAGCAGATAAAAAAACTAGGGAATATTTAACAACTTTAGATAATCAAGTTTTACTTGAATTAGCTTTAAAATATGATAGAGAAGCCACAGAAGAAATACATCCTAACAATAGAATTAGACTTGAAAGAGTTGTTGAAGTTTTTCTATTGACTGGGCAAAAATTTTCTGAACTTTCTAAAAAAAATATTAAAAACAATAATTTTAAATTTTTGAAAATTGCATTGGAAAGAGATAGAAAAAATCTATATGATAGAATAAATAAAAGAGTGGATATAATGTTTGCTCAAGGTTTAATTGAGGAAGTAGAAAATTTATATAAAATTTATGGTGAAAAATTATACAAATTAAATATAATAGGTTATAATGAGATCATAGATTATATCAATGGTAAAATTAGTCTAGATGAAGCAAATTATAGAATAAAATTAAATTCAAGACATTATGCTAAAAGACAATTTACTTGGTTTAAAACTGATAAAGAATATCAATGGTTTAATCTTGATAAAATTTTAGAACAAAAAATTGTAAAAAGTATACACACATTGTTTAATATCAAGGCTTGA
- the obgE gene encoding GTPase ObgE has protein sequence MFIDEVIITVKAGNGGDGSAAFRREKFVQFGGPDGGDGGKGGDVVFVADSNINTLIDFKFKKLFKAQNGENGQKKQMYGKKGEDLIIKVPVGTQVRDFTTGKLILDMNVNGEKRILLKGGKGGYGNIHFKNSIRKAPKIAEKGGEGAEIKVKLELKLLADVALVGYPSVGKSSFINKVSAANSKVGSYHFTTLEPKLGVVRLEEGKSFVIADIPGLIEGAHEGVGLGDKFLKHIERCKMIYHIVDAAEIEGRDCIEDFEKINYELKKFSEKLACKKQIVIANKMDLIWDMEKYNKFKDYLAEKGIEIYPVSVLLNEGLKEVLYKTYDMLSHIEREPLEEEVDITKLLKELKIEKEDFEITRDEEDAIVVGGRIVDDVLAKYVIGLDDESLVTFLHMMRNLGMEEALQEFGVQDGDTVKIADVEFEYFE, from the coding sequence ATGTTTATAGATGAAGTTATAATAACAGTTAAAGCTGGGAATGGTGGAGATGGTTCCGCAGCTTTCAGAAGAGAAAAATTTGTCCAATTTGGTGGACCAGATGGTGGAGATGGTGGAAAAGGTGGAGATGTAGTTTTTGTCGCCGATTCCAATATCAACACTCTTATTGACTTTAAATTTAAAAAATTATTTAAGGCTCAAAATGGAGAAAATGGGCAAAAGAAACAAATGTATGGAAAAAAAGGTGAAGATTTAATAATTAAAGTACCAGTTGGGACACAGGTTAGAGATTTTACAACTGGGAAATTAATTCTTGATATGAATGTAAATGGTGAAAAAAGAATTCTATTAAAAGGTGGAAAAGGAGGATATGGAAATATCCACTTTAAAAACTCTATAAGAAAAGCTCCAAAAATTGCAGAAAAAGGTGGAGAAGGAGCAGAAATAAAAGTTAAGTTAGAATTAAAACTTTTAGCTGATGTTGCCCTTGTTGGTTATCCATCAGTTGGAAAATCTAGCTTTATAAATAAGGTTTCAGCTGCAAATTCTAAAGTAGGGAGTTATCATTTTACAACTCTTGAACCAAAATTGGGAGTTGTTAGATTGGAAGAAGGAAAATCTTTTGTTATAGCAGATATACCTGGACTTATTGAAGGAGCTCATGAAGGAGTGGGGCTAGGAGATAAATTTTTAAAACATATTGAAAGGTGTAAAATGATTTATCATATAGTTGATGCTGCTGAAATTGAGGGTAGAGATTGTATAGAAGATTTTGAAAAGATTAACTATGAGTTAAAGAAATTCAGTGAAAAGTTAGCTTGTAAAAAGCAAATAGTTATTGCTAACAAAATGGATTTAATATGGGATATGGAAAAATACAATAAATTTAAAGATTATTTAGCAGAAAAAGGAATAGAAATTTATCCTGTATCTGTACTTTTAAATGAAGGTTTAAAAGAAGTTCTATATAAAACTTATGATATGCTATCTCATATTGAAAGAGAACCTTTGGAAGAAGAAGTGGATATTACAAAATTATTAAAAGAGTTAAAGATAGAAAAAGAAGATTTTGAAATCACAAGAGATGAAGAAGATGCCATAGTCGTTGGTGGAAGAATAGTAGATGATGTTTTAGCAAAATATGTAATAGGACTGGATGATGAATCATTAGTAACTTTCTTGCATATGATGAGAAATTTAGGAATGGAGGAAGCTCTACAAGAATTTGGTGTACAAGATGGAGATACAGTAAAAATAGCAGATGTAGAGTTTGAATATTTTGAATAG
- a CDS encoding class I SAM-dependent methyltransferase: MSYQDVNASTIDRWIKEEDWEWGKPISHETFVKALNGEWNVKLTPVKFVPHEWFGDLKGKKLLGLASGGGQQIPIFTALGAECTVLDYSDAQLENEKLVAERENYKVNIVKADMTRPLPFEDESFDIIFHPVSNCYIENVEPVFKECYRILKKGGILLCGVDTIINYMVDENEEKIVFSMPFNPLKNEEHRKFLDKLDCGYQFSHTLSEQLGGQLKAGFILTNIEDDTNGEGRLHEMNITSYIMTRAVK, translated from the coding sequence ATGAGTTATCAAGATGTTAATGCTTCAACAATAGATAGATGGATAAAAGAAGAAGACTGGGAGTGGGGAAAACCTATAAGTCATGAAACTTTTGTCAAAGCTTTAAATGGAGAATGGAATGTAAAACTTACACCTGTAAAATTTGTACCTCATGAATGGTTTGGAGATTTAAAAGGTAAAAAATTATTAGGACTAGCATCTGGTGGAGGGCAACAAATACCTATATTCACAGCCTTAGGTGCCGAATGTACTGTGCTTGACTACTCAGATGCACAGTTAGAAAATGAAAAATTGGTTGCAGAAAGAGAAAACTACAAGGTAAATATAGTTAAGGCAGATATGACAAGACCTTTACCATTTGAAGATGAAAGTTTTGATATAATTTTTCATCCAGTAAGTAATTGTTATATTGAAAATGTTGAGCCTGTTTTTAAAGAATGTTATAGAATTTTGAAAAAAGGTGGAATTTTACTTTGTGGAGTGGATACAATAATTAACTATATGGTAGATGAAAATGAAGAAAAAATAGTTTTTTCTATGCCATTTAATCCCTTAAAAAATGAAGAACATAGAAAATTTTTGGATAAATTGGATTGTGGTTATCAATTTTCCCATACTTTAAGTGAACAACTTGGAGGGCAGTTAAAAGCAGGTTTCATTTTAACTAATATTGAAGATGATACCAATGGAGAGGGAAGACTACATGAAATGAATATAACATCATATATTATGACTAGGGCTGTGAAGTGA
- a CDS encoding dihydrofolate reductase family protein — MNRARVICHMMTTIDGKISIDFDGNDDYIAAGDEYDRLTFSYGEAYGCGRATFQEDIEVDFSKYKNIPVKYEDKVILPSKDKFLCVCFDRFGKLRWENQYMSYAGHNSLLLEVLTEKVQPEFLAYLDDLGIPYIFAGKEDFEPKIFLKKIKELYNVNTFTLCGGAEINAVFLKADLVDEISIVIGPAIDGNRNALTFVGTENTDGFPKYFKLKEVEKLDNNGVILRYIK, encoded by the coding sequence ATGAATAGAGCAAGAGTAATATGTCATATGATGACAACTATTGATGGAAAAATTTCTATTGATTTTGATGGAAATGATGATTATATAGCAGCAGGTGATGAATATGATAGATTAACATTTTCTTATGGTGAAGCTTATGGTTGTGGTAGAGCAACTTTTCAAGAAGATATAGAAGTAGATTTTAGTAAATATAAAAATATTCCTGTTAAATATGAGGATAAAGTAATTTTACCTTCAAAAGATAAATTCCTTTGTGTCTGCTTTGACAGATTTGGAAAATTGCGCTGGGAAAATCAGTATATGTCCTATGCTGGACATAACAGTCTACTTTTAGAAGTTCTAACTGAAAAGGTGCAACCTGAATTTTTAGCTTATTTAGATGATCTAGGTATCCCTTATATTTTTGCTGGAAAAGAAGATTTTGAACCAAAAATATTTTTAAAGAAGATAAAAGAACTATATAATGTGAATACTTTTACCTTATGTGGTGGTGCAGAAATTAATGCTGTATTTTTAAAAGCTGATTTAGTAGATGAAATAAGTATAGTAATAGGTCCTGCTATTGATGGAAATCGTAATGCTTTAACTTTTGTTGGAACTGAAAATACTGATGGTTTTCCAAAATATTTTAAATTAAAAGAAGTAGAAAAACTTGATAATAATGGAGTTATTTTAAGATATATAAAATAA
- the mnmA gene encoding tRNA 2-thiouridine(34) synthase MnmA produces the protein MEKVVIGMSGGVDSSVSAYLLKEQGYEVIGVTLNQHLEESSKDIEDAKKVCEKLGIIHEVINIRKDFENIVIKYFLDGYKSGKTPSPCVICDDEIKFKILFDIADKYKAEYVATGHYTSVEYSETFSKYLLKSVHSIIKDQSYMLYRLSPDRLERLIFPLKPYFKQEIREIALKIGLEVHNKKDSQGVCFAKEGYKEFLKENLKDEIVKGNYIDKNGNILGQHEGYQLYTIGQRRGLGINLSKPVFITEIRPLTNEIVLGEFSELFIDMVELINYKFSVEYKKLENLRLLARPRFSSTGFYGKLVKDKDKIYFKYNEENAHNAKGQHIVFFYDGFVVGGGEIK, from the coding sequence ATGGAAAAAGTTGTAATTGGTATGAGTGGAGGAGTGGATTCATCTGTTTCAGCTTATCTTTTAAAAGAACAGGGTTATGAGGTTATAGGAGTAACTTTAAATCAACATTTAGAAGAAAGTTCAAAAGATATTGAAGATGCTAAAAAGGTCTGTGAGAAATTAGGAATAATCCATGAAGTTATAAATATTAGAAAAGATTTTGAGAATATAGTTATAAAATACTTTTTAGATGGTTATAAGTCAGGAAAAACTCCATCTCCTTGTGTTATCTGTGACGATGAAATAAAATTTAAAATTCTATTTGATATTGCTGATAAATATAAGGCAGAATATGTGGCAACAGGACATTATACTTCTGTGGAATATTCAGAAACTTTTTCTAAATACTTGTTAAAATCTGTTCATTCTATAATTAAAGACCAGTCCTATATGTTATATAGATTATCTCCTGACAGATTGGAAAGATTAATTTTTCCTTTAAAACCATATTTTAAACAAGAAATTAGAGAAATAGCCTTAAAAATTGGTTTAGAAGTTCATAATAAAAAAGACAGCCAAGGTGTATGTTTTGCAAAAGAGGGCTATAAGGAATTTTTAAAAGAAAATCTAAAAGATGAGATAGTAAAAGGAAACTATATAGATAAAAATGGAAATATTTTAGGACAACATGAGGGTTATCAACTCTATACAATAGGGCAAAGAAGAGGTTTAGGAATAAATCTATCTAAACCAGTTTTTATAACAGAAATAAGACCTTTAACTAATGAAATAGTTTTAGGAGAATTTTCAGAACTTTTTATTGATATGGTTGAATTAATAAACTATAAGTTTTCTGTTGAATATAAAAAATTAGAAAATTTGAGATTATTGGCAAGACCTAGATTTTCAAGTACAGGTTTTTATGGAAAATTAGTTAAAGATAAGGATAAAATTTACTTTAAATACAACGAAGAAAATGCACATAATGCAAAGGGGCAACATATAGTATTTTTCTATGATGGCTTTGTTGTAGGAGGAGGAGAAATAAAATGA
- a CDS encoding biotin--[acetyl-CoA-carboxylase] ligase, translating to MKFLKFNEIDSTNNYMKENIASFENYDIVSAKIQTSGRGRRGNTWLSPEGMALFSFLLKPEKEFSIVEATKLPLLAGISTLSALKKIKDGDFSFKWTNDVFLNSKKLCGILIERVKNDFVVGIGINVANKIPNDIKNIAISMENDYDIDKLILKVVEEFSLYYKRFSEGKWQEIIEEINSYNFLKNKNIKVHIGDKVFEGIAKNIVEDGRIEIEMNGEIKLFSVGEIKIEKDYY from the coding sequence ATGAAATTTTTAAAATTTAATGAGATAGATTCAACTAATAACTATATGAAAGAGAATATAGCTTCTTTTGAAAATTATGATATAGTATCAGCAAAAATTCAAACCTCTGGTAGAGGTAGAAGAGGAAATACTTGGTTATCACCAGAAGGAATGGCACTTTTTAGTTTTTTATTAAAACCAGAAAAAGAATTCTCAATAGTTGAGGCAACAAAATTACCACTTTTAGCAGGAATTTCAACTTTATCAGCTTTAAAGAAGATAAAAGATGGAGATTTCTCTTTTAAATGGACCAATGATGTATTTTTAAATTCTAAAAAACTATGTGGAATTTTAATAGAAAGGGTAAAAAATGATTTTGTTGTAGGTATAGGAATAAATGTAGCAAATAAGATACCTAATGACATTAAAAATATTGCTATTTCAATGGAAAATGATTATGATATAGATAAATTAATATTGAAAGTTGTGGAAGAATTTTCTCTGTATTATAAAAGATTTTCAGAAGGAAAATGGCAAGAAATTATAGAAGAAATTAATAGCTATAATTTTTTGAAAAATAAAAATATCAAAGTTCATATAGGAGATAAGGTTTTTGAGGGAATAGCAAAAAATATAGTTGAAGATGGAAGAATAGAAATAGAGATGAATGGAGAAATAAAGCTATTTAGTGTTGGAGAAATAAAAATAGAAAAGGACTATTACTAA